Within the Gimesia sp. genome, the region CTGCAGACCTCATGCAGGGACGTACAACAACGCGTTGAGACGATTATCGAAAGTGTGAATGAGCGTGCCTCTCAAAAAGAAGGGGCGAGTTCGTCCGACGATTCTGATGTGGAAACGCAGGCCTCAGCAGAGCAGGATCAGCTGCAGAAATTCTGGACGCTGTTCAAAGATGCCTTAACGCGGCCCCCGCGTCGACCACGGCGTGAGCGGATTGTGGTGCGGGAAGAGCTGGATTATCACACCCTGGCTTCCGGGATTCCTCGGGAGATCGCCCTGGCCATCTCGGCACATCCGGAGCGGTTTCCGGGCATACATATCCAGGTGGCGACGTTGCGGGAATATCCACAGAAAACGCTGGCACCCCACGAGATTGGGATTCGGCATCGGATTGATGAGAAGACTTTGAAGTCTCGGCAGCAGCGGTTCCCTGAGGGAGATCCACTGGATTACAAGGAAGGCGACCGGATCGGCAAGATGGGGGTTGAGCGAACCTACGACCGATACCTGCGCGGCCTGCGAGGCTTGAAAAAAGTGGTTCGGAACCGTCAGGGGGAGATTATCCGTACCGAAATTATCCGCGAGCCGAAATCAGGCGATGACGTAGTGCTGACTTTGAACACGGGACTGCAGGACCAGGTGCAGGACTTGCTGGATGAATCACTGCAGGAACTGCGCGAGGGAACCGAGGAACAACCTGCGGAACAGACCGACCCTGCATCCGGTGGTTGTATTGTCGTACTTGATGTTCGCACCGGGGCGATCGTGGCGACGGCTTCCGCGCCGCGGTACGATCTGAATCTGCTGCTGCATCCGACCCCGGAAGAGTGGCAGGCCGTATTGAATGATCCGCGACGACCATTGTTTCCCCGGGCGACACAGATGATGTTGCCCCCCGGTTCGACATTCAAGGCGCTGACTTCGATTGCCCTCATGGAAAGTGGTAAGGTAGACCCCGATGAACCTTTTATCTGTCGCGGGTATCTGGATCGTCCCGATCGGCACCGTGACTATATCTACCGACATTATGGCGTGGGTCATAATGAACTGACTTTGACGCGGGCGCTGCGGGAATCTTGTAACGTCTATTTCTTCCAGGCGGCCCGGACGATGGGACCGGAGGCGATTCATCACTGGGCCGATCAACTCGGATTCGGCAAGCCGACGGGGATTGATATCCCGGGAGAGCGGGGCGGTCATCTGCCTGATCCCTCACCACCGAAGTCTGAGAAGAAATCGCCCTGGTATCCCGGGGACACGCTGGGCATGGCCATTGGTCAGTCGCGGCTGACGGTGACGCCCCTGCAGATTGCGCGGCTGATGGCGGTGGTGGCCAATGACGGGGAAATGGTCGTGCCTCATTTAGCGCATAGCGTGGTGCCTTCCGCGGAATCATCCACGACGACGCGGCAGATGATTTCGTATCCGCGCCGATACGTGAGTGGCATTCATCCCGGCACGCTGGAACGGGTGCGGGAAGGTCTGACCGAGGTGGTCGCGCATCCGCGGGGGACCGGTTATAAAACGGTGCGTCTCAAAGAAGTTACGATTGCCGGTAAAACGGGGACAGCAGAGACCGGGGGCGGCAAGAACGACCATGCGTGGTTTGCGGGGTTTGTACCCGCGCAGCGACCGAAGTACGCGTTTGCCGTGGTGATCGAGCATGGCGGATCGGGGAGCCGTGTCGCGGGGCCGGTGGCGCAGAAGCTGGTGCGAGCGATGCTCGATACCAGCGTGCTGCAGCCAACACAACCGAAGTTGCAGGCGAACTGAAGTCAGCCTGCGTTACTTCTGTTTTTTCGCACTGGGAGGAATCAGGGCCTCGGGCTGATCGATGTGCAGGTAGTGCCCATGATCGGCGGTGAGGATCACGACGGTGTCCTTCCAGTTGCTGTTCTTTTCGACCCAGTCGGTGATGACTTTGAAGGCGGCTTCCCCGCTTTTGACAGCTCCGATGGAGTTGTCGAGATTGTTATCATGGTTGGCCCAGTCGACATCGCCGGCTTCGACCATCAGCCAGAATCCTTTTTTGTTCTGACTGAGCACATCGAGGGCTGACTCGGTCATATCGGCCAGGGTGGGGTTTTCCTTGATGTCGGCAGCTGAGTATGTTTCGGCGCTTGTCTTGCCGGGCGCGGGCTGGTAGTCGCCGTCCGCTGTCTGGAAGGGAAGGTGAGCCGCATGAGCTCCGACGCCGTACACACCCAGCAGGCGGGTCTTGTTTTTGATGGCGTCTTGTGTCGCTTTCTGGAGGCCGGCTTTTCCTTCCGCGCCGTCCGTTCTGAGGGCGACGGTGTATTTTCCACCGTTTTTCACATCGGCCTGCTTAATGGTTTCTTCAGCGATATACTTCCAGCCGGGAACGAAGTTCTTACCGTCTGACTTGCTGCCTGAGGGTTTGGCTTTAGTGCCATATCCGCCGCCGAGCACGACATCGAGACCGGGGAGCGGTTTCTCGGGATGTGAGATGGAAGTCTGTCCTACGAGGTCGCGGGCCAGGTCCTGGTAATCGTTGCGGCTGACGTTGTGTGCGTAGGCGGCAGCGGGGGTGGCGTGCGTAATCGGGACACTGGTGACGACGCCGACGGAATAGCCGTCCAACTGTGCCTGGTGAGCGATGGTCATCACTGGGGCTCCGGTTGGATCCACGTTGATGGCATTGTTGTAGGACTTGATTCCCGCGGTCATCGAAGTGGCGGTGTTTGCCGAGTCCGGATAGGCGTGCTCTCCATAATTGTTGCTGGGACTGCTGATCAGATATTTGATATCGTTGCCGGGAGTCCAGGGGTTGGGGCCTCCTTTTTCCGCATTATAGCCACCCCGAATTGTACCGCCTGGATTGAGTACGGTCTGCTTATCAACATCCACGTTGGTGGCGGCATTATGAGGAGCGGTCACCATGTAGCCGAACTGTGAGGTGCCTGTAGCAGGGTAGTCCTGGAAGAGGAGACCAGTGCCGCGTCCACCTTTGTACTTGTCACCCTTGGAGTAATACAGGGCAGCGGCCTTGGTCGTCTGCCAGTCCATGCCGTCAAAGACGAAGAGAATGATGTTCTTCTTACCGGCTTTCAGAGCTGCTTCCTGGATATTGTAGAGGTTGGTCTGGTCCAGGTAGTCTGCCTTGGGGTTTACAGTGTTGGCAGGCGAGTAACCATAAATGGCTTCCAGCTTTTTCGAATCGCGATAGGGGCTGTTCACACCGGTGTAAGAATTGAGATCAATGCCCTGGCCGGCGTCTTTGGTGCCGAAGGTGTAGACGGGAATCAGCCGCAGCGAATGGTTGGACCATTGGATATATTTTTCGGGTTCGAGCCCCCAGTGTGCAACGGGGCTTTTCTTGTTACGAATGGCTTCGGTCTGGAGCTTGCGAATATGATCTGCCTCCGGTTTTTTGGCGGAGACGGGTAAGCAGATTGCAAGTAAAGTCAGCGCGAACAGGCTGGATACAGCAGCGCGTTTCATAGTTTCCTCAAGTCGTGTTGTAGCGGTTGAAATCGGACTAAGAAGTATGGGCGGGTAGTACAATATTATAGGGGCAGGCGGTCCGGGTTTGTAAAGCGTGGGACTGTGAAGCGTGTGTGAAGTTTTTAAGATTCACGGCGTCCTGTGCTTTGTTTAACGACTTACGAACTGCACGGAAAGTTATTTTGCCGGACGCAGCTCAAATTCCGCGGGGATGCGTTCCAGAACACCGCCCGTGAAGACCTGGTAAAGCTGCAGTTCATCCATGTGTACATAACCGATGTGACAGCCACAGGTCTGGTTTGAACAGGGGCGATCGACGAGCGTGTCTGCAAAACCGGGTTCATAAATGTTTCCCAGTGGCTGTTTGATGAAGTGGCAGCGATAGATGTCGCCGGCCCCGTCGACCGAAATCACACTGGATCCGCAGCGGCAACTGCGTCCGAGGCTCGCATGATATTGGGTGTTGAGCTGAAACAGCGGGTCGATGGCCGTGAAACGCTCCAGCAACTCGCCTCGATAATCCACGCCGGAACTTTTGGCAGCGTTGACCCAGAGATAGATATTGTCGGGAAGTTCTGCACGCAGCCGTTCGATCTCGGGCAGATCATCGGGGAGCCCGACTGCACCGACGCTGTGTGCGACGCCGAGCTCGGTCAGTCTGCGTGACTGTGAGAGAAAGCGGGACCGCGTTGTCTGCGAGGGGTGAAAGGTACACCAGAGTGCGAGCCGGGAGACGTTGGCGTTTTCAATCCAGTGCAGATCGTAAGAGAGATTGGTCTGTGCAGCGACTTTCTCAATCTGAGGGAGGCGGGTCAGTTCACAGATGGCTGATTGATACCAGCGACGGGTGAGCGCTTCTCCCCAGGGGGTAAAGAACAGGGAGAGCGAATCTTCGCGGCGGCCTTTGACCCAGTCCACCAGGCGTTCGAGGGCGAGTCGGTCGGTTTTCAGTTCCGCGGCGGTTTCGTGGCGCTTGGCGAAAGGGCAGTAATGACAGTCGTAGTTACAACTGGAGAGAGGACCGCGATAGAGGATGCTGAGTTTCAGTGACATTGAAACGTCTCCATACGCTGCAGGACCTGTTCCGAGTAGAGCCAGGGGCCGATGGTGTCCGATCGTTCGAGACCGGCGGGGGTGAGAATGATCGCATCGGCGGTGATGCGAGCGAGCCCATATTCTTCCAGTTCCCGCAGATCGGGGAAATGGCTGAGCACATCTCCGCCGAAGGTTCGCGCGTAGAAGTCGCGGGAGAGGCCGGTCGTCTGCAGAAGCGACATGATCAGAAACCGCCGCTGCTGTTCCTCTCGATCCAGTTCCACTCCATAGTGGGCCGAGGCGAAGGTTTCCGGTTCCTGTTCGAGATAGTGTGCGATGATGGCCGCCACACCACTGCGGCCGACCGCGTATTCACTGGAGTAATGAATGCGGCTGGTATAGGAGCGGGCGCCGCAGCCCAGGCCGATCATGCCATCGGTCTGACAGCAGTACTGTGTGTCGTGAGGCTGGATCGCATCTGTCCGGCGAAACATGCGGAGTGAGTGTTGCGTGTAGCCTTGTTCGAGCAGGAAGTCCCTGCCGGTGCGGTAAAGTGTCAGGCGATGGTCGTCCCACTGTTGTGGTTTGCGTCCCAGGCCGGTGAGCGGGCGGACATACAGGGGATAGAGATAGAGTTCTTCCGGCTGGAAGGTGAGTGCCTGCTGAAGCGAGTCGCGAAAACTGTCGATCGTCTGTCCGTCGGCACCGTAGATCAGATCGAGGTTCAGTGTGGGAATGCCGACATTGCGAACCAGTTCCAGCGCCTCAAGAATTTCACGTCGTTTCTGCGGACGTCCGATGCTGAGGGCCTCCTGTTCGTCAAACGACTGGATGCCGAGACTGATACGGTCGATTCCCTGGTCGTGTATCAAATTTACTTTTTCCGCCGTCAATGTCGCGGGGGAAGCTTCGAGGCTGCAGGGGAGTTGTGCCGGGCCGGTATTCAGTTCTTTCTGGAGAATGTCAAACAGCTGTGCGAGTTCATCCGTCTCGAGATATGTGGGAGTGCCGCCCCCGATCGCGAGTTGAGGAAAATGGAAGTCGGGCAGTTGATCGCGAACCTGCCGGGCCTCGATGCGGAGTTGCTGCAGATATTGAGCTGCGAGATCGTCCTGGGGATTCGAGAGGGTAAACAGGTTGCAGAAACCGCAGCGGTATTCGCAGAAAGGAAGATGTAGATACAGTGATAAATCAGTGCGGTCTTCCGGTTCCCAGATCTGCTGGAGGGGCAGTGGTCGTGCGAACGGGCGATAAGCGGACTTGTGCGGATACGCGTAGCTGTAAGCGAGGTAGGGCGTTTCCGCGAGCAGTGTCTGCAGATGGTTCATGCGGGACCTCCGGTCTGGGGGAGCAGGCATTCGAGATAGGGGACATCCCAGACCAGCGGATGTGCGAGTCGGTGTCCCTGGTAGCCGTCTTCGCCGAAGGTGGTGCCATGGTCAGAGCAGATGATACAGAGTAGCGGAGCCCGCTGTTGCAGGGCTGTGATCAGGGGACTGAGTTGTGCGTCGGCATAGGCGAGGGCCGCGATCTGGGTTTCAACGGAATCTGCGAGCGCACCTTCTTTGAAAATACAACTGGGCTGATGCGTGGCTGAAACGTTGAGGAACAGAAAGAGACGTTGCTCAGCCGGTAGCTGCTGGAGCCGTTCGAGAGTGAAATCGATCTGGTGCCTGGTGGAGTGCCGGTCGGTCACCCCGAAGGACGGATACCAGTGGCTTTCCTGGAACAGTCCGGGCAGGGCATTGCCCAGCGGACTCTGTTTGTTGAAGAAGCCGACGCCGCCGATACAGAGCGTGTGGTAACCCTGTTCTGCGAGTCCGGAAACGATGTTGTCTGAGGAAAAGACACAGGTCTCTGGGGCGATGGTTTCACTGCCGGGAAATTCGAGGGCGAACAGTCGCGGATGTTTGCCTGGTGTCACGGGAGTCGGGAGGAACCCGGCGAAAAAGGCCTGGTGAGCAGCATAGGTGAAGTTACCAGGTGAATGTCTGCGTTCCCAGCCGGTCTCGGGGAGCAGGCGGGCCAGGTTGGGGGTCAGTCCCTGCTGCAGCGCATGGGTTGCGACATCGAAGCGGAGCGAATCGAGGGTCAGCAACAGGATGTCGTGTGTGCCCAGGCAGGCGCGTGCATCAATCATGGTACCAGACATTGTAGTGAATCGAGTGAAGAAATCTGACAGTGCGGCTGGGGGAATTCCCCGGGGAATGTGCGGTCCAGTTGCATCCAGCAGGTGTGCATACCAATCGCCCGGGCGCCGGAGATGTCCTGATGAGGATGATCGCCGACGAACAGGGCCTGCTGGGGAGTGACTCCCAGTGCCGATAACGCCTGTGCAAAGATGGCTCGATCCGGTTTGGCTGTACCCGTTTCTTCTGAGATCCAGATGTGATCAATCAGTTGATCGATGCCCGCAGCCGCGATTTTTGCCCGCTGGAGTTCCGCGGAACCGTTGGTGATGACGGCCAGCGCGAAGTGCGGTTGCAGCCGTTGCAGGAGTTCCAGGCAGAGAGGATCGGGGTCAATCATCCGGGGCAGTTTCTCGCGGAAATCTGACCAGAGTTCAGCCGGAGTCCAGTCAGGAAAACAGGTCGTGGCGGCCCAGTCGAAGAATGCGGCGCGGTCTTCGTAGCCCAGTCGGTCCCGGGCCAGAATGGTCAGGAGCATCAGTTCGAATTCATCCTCAGGCAGGGGCGGGGACGAATCTTGCAAGAGCTGTGTGAAATAGCGACGGACCGCTGCACTGCGATCGAGGAGCGTATTATCAAGATCAAACAGAATTGCTTTGATATCTGCATTGGGGAGCATGGGATTCCGCGAAGGCCGCCTTTGTGTGTTTGAGAATGATGATCCCTGGGCCCCGTCATGCCGAGGTGAAGACCCTGTGAATTTCCAGTTGCAGAGGATTGCATTATTGAACTGTTCTATTGTATAAGTGTTTGAGAAGATGTCAATTCGTCACCAGCAGTACTATGAGGAGCTTTCAATGACCATCGATTCTCATGTGGATGAATTCGGGGGCTTGCCTGTCAGGGAATTCGAACCGGAAACGGGTATTCAGGATGCGTCGGGCGTGGCCTATCGACTCACGCTGGGATACGAGCGGGAACAGGAGGGGATGAAATTCTCCGATCTGCTGGAGAAGTATCTGAGTCATCCTCAGATCGGCAATGTCACTGCACTGGTGATTGGCTGCTGGGATGGAGCTTATGAGGGATCCGGGGCAGAGACCGTCGTCGATCAGCTGCTGGACTCCAGCGATCTGCTGACCGGGTTGCGGCACCTGTTTTTTGGTGACATCACATTTGAAGAAAGCGAAATCTCCTGGATCGGCCAGGCCGATCTGTCACCGCTGCTCAGATCGTTTCCCCAGCTGGAGGAGCTGCGTATCCGGGGAGCGAACGACCTCAGCCTGGGACGGGTGAATCACGAGCATTTGAAAACACTGATTATCGAAGCGGGGGGACTGGGAGCAGATGTCGTTCAGGAAGTGACTGCTGCTGTTCTCCCGGAACTGGAACACCTGGAGCTGTGGCTGGGGACGGACGAGTATGGTGGAGATGCCAGCATAGCCGACGTGGAGCCGTTGTTGACCGGTGCCCTGTTTCCCAAACTGAAGTATCTGGGACTGCGGAACAGCATGTTCTCGGATGAGATTGCCAAGGCGATCGCAGCGGCACCGATTCTAAACCAGATCGAGGTGGTCGATCTGTCACTGGGGACCCTGAGCGATGAGGGAGCCCAGACCCTGCTGGACTGCAATCGGTTGAACCAGTTGAAAAAGCTGGATCTGCATTTTCATTATCTGAGCGATGAGATGTGCAAAAAGTTGAGCGAGCTGGATATCGAAGTCGATGTCAGCGATCAGCAGGAGCCGGATGAGTACAATGGCGAACTGAATCGTTACTGTGCGGTCTCTGAATAAGGGATTGTGAACCGGTTCGATGTCCTCACAGTTCGTCATTATTGGTAACCCGGAGAATCGAAGGGTCCACCTGTTTCTACAGGCCCTGGAATCACAGGGGCAACCCGCGGCCCGTGTCGTTTCGTATGAACGACTGCTGCAAGACGTGGATTGTCTCCGGGATATCATTCGACCGGGCGACATTGTGCGGATCGAGTCTCCCGGAGAAAACTTCACCGTCGAAAAAGGACTGCTGGCTCGAGGTGTGGCTGCCGCCGAAGTAGAAGGAAACCCCTTTCTGTCTTCGCATCAGATCGAGAGGCTGGAGTATGACCATGGTTTGATTCTGCATCCGCGACAGTGGTACATGGGCTATTGCAGCCTGCTGATTCAAATCGGTAAGTGTCTGTCGGGGATAGCATCCATCAGACTGTTGAATCCACCGGCTGATATTCGGGAGCTGTTTGATAAACGGGCCTGTCATGCCCTGTGCAGGGAGGCGGGGTGCGCGGTTCCTGAGGCGTTTCCGGAAGTTCATACGTTCGAAGAATTGCTGGCGGTCATGCAACAGCGGAATGAGCGTCGTGTTTTTCTCAAACTGGCGCATGCTTCTTCCGCTTCGGGTGTGGTGGCGCTGCATCAAAATTCCCGCCGGATCGAAGCGATCACCTCTACGGAGCTGGTGATGCAGGACGGGCAGACGCGACTCTATAATTCCCTGAAGGTCCGACGGTACACCGATCTGAAAGAAATTCGCACGCTGATCGACGAACTGTGCCGGGAAAGGGTGCATGTGGAGCGGTGGATGCCCAAAGCGGCGCTCAGTCATGGCAGGACGTTTGATCTGCGAGTGGTGGTGATCGCTGGTCAGGCCCGGCACACTGTGGTGCGGGAGAGTCGGAGCCCGCTGACAAATCTGCACCTGGGGAACCGGAGAGGCGATGGTGAGCGGCTGCAGGAGCTTCTCGGTCCCGAGCGGTGGCGTGCGTTGATGGAAGTCTGTGAGCAGGCAGCGGGTGTTTATCCGGAGAGTTTCCAGGTGGGCGTTGATCTGCTGCTGACCCCCGGATTTCGTGAAGCACTGATTTTGGAGCTGAATGCGTTCGGGGATCTGCTGCCCGGGATCCTGTGGGAAGGGGAGGAGACGTATCAGAGCGAGGTCAGTTCTCTGGTGACGGACTATGCGGGTCCTAAGGGTTAAACCTCGCCGCGAGGGATGCGGGTGAGTGTACATGATTTCCCATGTGCCTGATTATTGTGCAAATTTCGGGAATGGTATATGTTTTGCATTATTAAGTTATTCAGTAATCACATAGAATCTTCGATGAATGACTTACTTGAATCAGGATACAACGATGACTCCTCGGGAAGTGCTCGCCCTCTGTCGTGAACGGGAAATTCAGGCCATTGACCTGCGGTTTATGGATTTTCCCGGGACACAAAAACATTTTACGATTCCTGCTAAGATCTTAGTAGAAAAGAGCTTCGAAGACGGTTTTGGCTTTGACGGCTCTTCGATGCGGGGCTGGAAAGCGATTAACGAAAGCGACATGCTGGTTGTTCCGCAGCCGGATACTGCCTTTGTTGATCCCTTCATGCCCAATACGCTGGTGATGACCTGTAACATCCAGGACCCGATCACGCGCGAGGATTATGCCAAAGATCCGCGCAATGTTGCC harbors:
- a CDS encoding alkaline phosphatase, which codes for MKRAAVSSLFALTLLAICLPVSAKKPEADHIRKLQTEAIRNKKSPVAHWGLEPEKYIQWSNHSLRLIPVYTFGTKDAGQGIDLNSYTGVNSPYRDSKKLEAIYGYSPANTVNPKADYLDQTNLYNIQEAALKAGKKNIILFVFDGMDWQTTKAAALYYSKGDKYKGGRGTGLLFQDYPATGTSQFGYMVTAPHNAATNVDVDKQTVLNPGGTIRGGYNAEKGGPNPWTPGNDIKYLISSPSNNYGEHAYPDSANTATSMTAGIKSYNNAINVDPTGAPVMTIAHQAQLDGYSVGVVTSVPITHATPAAAYAHNVSRNDYQDLARDLVGQTSISHPEKPLPGLDVVLGGGYGTKAKPSGSKSDGKNFVPGWKYIAEETIKQADVKNGGKYTVALRTDGAEGKAGLQKATQDAIKNKTRLLGVYGVGAHAAHLPFQTADGDYQPAPGKTSAETYSAADIKENPTLADMTESALDVLSQNKKGFWLMVEAGDVDWANHDNNLDNSIGAVKSGEAAFKVITDWVEKNSNWKDTVVILTADHGHYLHIDQPEALIPPSAKKQK
- a CDS encoding STM4012 family radical SAM protein, producing the protein MNHLQTLLAETPYLAYSYAYPHKSAYRPFARPLPLQQIWEPEDRTDLSLYLHLPFCEYRCGFCNLFTLSNPQDDLAAQYLQQLRIEARQVRDQLPDFHFPQLAIGGGTPTYLETDELAQLFDILQKELNTGPAQLPCSLEASPATLTAEKVNLIHDQGIDRISLGIQSFDEQEALSIGRPQKRREILEALELVRNVGIPTLNLDLIYGADGQTIDSFRDSLQQALTFQPEELYLYPLYVRPLTGLGRKPQQWDDHRLTLYRTGRDFLLEQGYTQHSLRMFRRTDAIQPHDTQYCCQTDGMIGLGCGARSYTSRIHYSSEYAVGRSGVAAIIAHYLEQEPETFASAHYGVELDREEQQRRFLIMSLLQTTGLSRDFYARTFGGDVLSHFPDLRELEEYGLARITADAIILTPAGLERSDTIGPWLYSEQVLQRMETFQCH
- a CDS encoding HAD family hydrolase; protein product: MLPNADIKAILFDLDNTLLDRSAAVRRYFTQLLQDSSPPLPEDEFELMLLTILARDRLGYEDRAAFFDWAATTCFPDWTPAELWSDFREKLPRMIDPDPLCLELLQRLQPHFALAVITNGSAELQRAKIAAAGIDQLIDHIWISEETGTAKPDRAIFAQALSALGVTPQQALFVGDHPHQDISGARAIGMHTCWMQLDRTFPGEFPQPHCQISSLDSLQCLVP
- a CDS encoding penicillin-binding transpeptidase domain-containing protein is translated as MRNRLGNDHMTLENEAAGQSFQVDRLPGVRVFLLGLILVVPLLAVSGRLLFIQMMNAEHFYSQFGKTTESFESIPSRDGRIVSIDGRVLALDVERFDLQAHYRWLEEPPNPRWLKQQALTLLEPVERRNREKVEAAQEKVLARRQQLWDELAQVMKTSPEELQTSCRDVQQRVETIIESVNERASQKEGASSSDDSDVETQASAEQDQLQKFWTLFKDALTRPPRRPRRERIVVREELDYHTLASGIPREIALAISAHPERFPGIHIQVATLREYPQKTLAPHEIGIRHRIDEKTLKSRQQRFPEGDPLDYKEGDRIGKMGVERTYDRYLRGLRGLKKVVRNRQGEIIRTEIIREPKSGDDVVLTLNTGLQDQVQDLLDESLQELREGTEEQPAEQTDPASGGCIVVLDVRTGAIVATASAPRYDLNLLLHPTPEEWQAVLNDPRRPLFPRATQMMLPPGSTFKALTSIALMESGKVDPDEPFICRGYLDRPDRHRDYIYRHYGVGHNELTLTRALRESCNVYFFQAARTMGPEAIHHWADQLGFGKPTGIDIPGERGGHLPDPSPPKSEKKSPWYPGDTLGMAIGQSRLTVTPLQIARLMAVVANDGEMVVPHLAHSVVPSAESSTTTRQMISYPRRYVSGIHPGTLERVREGLTEVVAHPRGTGYKTVRLKEVTIAGKTGTAETGGGKNDHAWFAGFVPAQRPKYAFAVVIEHGGSGSRVAGPVAQKLVRAMLDTSVLQPTQPKLQAN
- a CDS encoding STM4015 family protein, whose amino-acid sequence is MTIDSHVDEFGGLPVREFEPETGIQDASGVAYRLTLGYEREQEGMKFSDLLEKYLSHPQIGNVTALVIGCWDGAYEGSGAETVVDQLLDSSDLLTGLRHLFFGDITFEESEISWIGQADLSPLLRSFPQLEELRIRGANDLSLGRVNHEHLKTLIIEAGGLGADVVQEVTAAVLPELEHLELWLGTDEYGGDASIADVEPLLTGALFPKLKYLGLRNSMFSDEIAKAIAAAPILNQIEVVDLSLGTLSDEGAQTLLDCNRLNQLKKLDLHFHYLSDEMCKKLSELDIEVDVSDQQEPDEYNGELNRYCAVSE
- a CDS encoding STM4014 family protein, with protein sequence MSSQFVIIGNPENRRVHLFLQALESQGQPAARVVSYERLLQDVDCLRDIIRPGDIVRIESPGENFTVEKGLLARGVAAAEVEGNPFLSSHQIERLEYDHGLILHPRQWYMGYCSLLIQIGKCLSGIASIRLLNPPADIRELFDKRACHALCREAGCAVPEAFPEVHTFEELLAVMQQRNERRVFLKLAHASSASGVVALHQNSRRIEAITSTELVMQDGQTRLYNSLKVRRYTDLKEIRTLIDELCRERVHVERWMPKAALSHGRTFDLRVVVIAGQARHTVVRESRSPLTNLHLGNRRGDGERLQELLGPERWRALMEVCEQAAGVYPESFQVGVDLLLTPGFREALILELNAFGDLLPGILWEGEETYQSEVSSLVTDYAGPKG
- a CDS encoding STM4013/SEN3800 family hydrolase, encoding MIDARACLGTHDILLLTLDSLRFDVATHALQQGLTPNLARLLPETGWERRHSPGNFTYAAHQAFFAGFLPTPVTPGKHPRLFALEFPGSETIAPETCVFSSDNIVSGLAEQGYHTLCIGGVGFFNKQSPLGNALPGLFQESHWYPSFGVTDRHSTRHQIDFTLERLQQLPAEQRLFLFLNVSATHQPSCIFKEGALADSVETQIAALAYADAQLSPLITALQQRAPLLCIICSDHGTTFGEDGYQGHRLAHPLVWDVPYLECLLPQTGGPA
- a CDS encoding STM4011 family radical SAM protein yields the protein MSLKLSILYRGPLSSCNYDCHYCPFAKRHETAAELKTDRLALERLVDWVKGRREDSLSLFFTPWGEALTRRWYQSAICELTRLPQIEKVAAQTNLSYDLHWIENANVSRLALWCTFHPSQTTRSRFLSQSRRLTELGVAHSVGAVGLPDDLPEIERLRAELPDNIYLWVNAAKSSGVDYRGELLERFTAIDPLFQLNTQYHASLGRSCRCGSSVISVDGAGDIYRCHFIKQPLGNIYEPGFADTLVDRPCSNQTCGCHIGYVHMDELQLYQVFTGGVLERIPAEFELRPAK